A window of Diospyros lotus cultivar Yz01 chromosome 14, ASM1463336v1, whole genome shotgun sequence contains these coding sequences:
- the LOC127789644 gene encoding L-type lectin-domain containing receptor kinase IV.1-like isoform X2, which produces MLLKLLVLLLPLLPQSATADDSHFAFNGFKSDNLRLDGIASFTPDGLLVLTNGTTEKTSHAFYPRPVRFKNSPAGSALSFSTTFVFGIIPRDPTIGGQGVFVFVVAPQPGLSGGLPNQHLGQFNEHNDGEETNRVVAVEFGTMHNSDLNENHVGIDINGSNSVEAPTADYYVEKTHRFQNLSLISGKEMQVWVEYHGSEKTMDVTIAPIDVGKPSKPLLSLSRDLSPIINQTMYVGFSSSTCSVVTSYYILGWSLKINGEAQPLDLRELPKLPRMAPKKTSKFLTVGLPLISLAPVFAAISGVVFLLERRRKFAEVVEEWEREYGTHRFKFKDLHIATKGFREKELLGSGGFGRVYGGVLPTSKLEIAVKRVSHESRQGMKEFVAEIVSLGRLRHRNLVPLLGYCRRKGELLLVYDYMPNGSLDKFLYDQPKFTLNWQQRFKVIKGVASGLFYLHEEWEQVVIHRDVKASNVLLDGELNGRLGDFGLARLHDHGTGPQTTHVVGTIGYIAPEHTRTGKASTSTDVYAFGAFLLEVASGRRPIEASNMGGGTVLVDWVFCLWSKGEIIRAMDANLGGKYVVEQAELVLKLGLLCSHGEPAMRPTMRQVVQYLEGDVGLPELASIGITATELTFSNPEGFSDFALPYQSSMDKGFTTSSSVAESFLSGGR; this is translated from the exons ATGCTACTCAAGCTTCTggtccttcttcttcccttgctCCCCCAATCTGCGACCGCCGATGACTCCCATTTCGCCTTCAACGGCTTCAAGTCGGACAACCTGCGCCTCGACGGCATAGCCTCGTTTACTCCCGACGGCCTCTTGGTCCTCACCAACGGCACCACAGAGAAAACAAGCCACGCCTTCTACCCGAGGCCCGTCCGCTTCAAGAACTCGCCCGCCGGCTCGGCTCTCTCCTTCTCCACCACCTTCGTCTTCGGCATCATTCCCCGTGACCCCACTATCGGCGGCCAAGGAGTATTTGTCTTCGTTGTCGCTCCACAACCCGGGCTTTCCGGCGGCCTTCCCAACCAGCACCTTGGCCAATTCAATGAGCACAACGATGGCGAGGAGACCAATCGTGTTGTGGCGGTGGAGTTCGGCACGATGCACAACAGCGATCTCAATGAAAACCATGTCGGAATTGACATCAATGGATCGAATTCAGTCGAAGCCCCGACAGCGGACTATTACGTTGAAAAAACCCACCGGTTTCAGAACCTGAGCCTGATCAGCGGCAAAGAAATGCAAGTCTGGGTGGAGTACCATGGCTCGGAGAAGACAATGGACGTCACAATAGCTCCGATCGATGTTGGAAAGCCGTCAAAGCCTCTTCTGTCTTTGTCTCGAGACCTTTCTCCGATCATAAATCAAACCATGTACGTCGGCTTCTCCTCTTCCACATGCTCAGTCGTCACATCCTACTATATTCTCGGCTGGAGTTTAAAGATCAACGGCGAGGCTCAACCGCTTGATCTTCGTGAGCTTCCGAAGCTTCCACGAATGGCACCCAAGAAGACATCCAAGTTTTTGACAGTTGGGTTGCCTCTGATTTCCTTGGCTCCGGTGTTCGCCGCTATTTCCGGCGTGGTTTTCCTTCTGGAAAGGAGGAGAAAGTTCGCCGAAGTGGTGGAAGAATGGGAACGTGAGTATGGCACTCATAGATTCAAGTTCAAAGACCTACACATCGCCACTAAAGGATTCAGAGAGAAAGAGCTTCTCGGCAGTGGCGGATTTGGCAGGGTTTATGGAGGAGTATTACCAACTTCAAAGCTTGAGATTGCAGTGAAGAGAGTCTCCCATGAATCCCGGCAAGGAATGAAGGAATTTGTGGCCGAAATCGTAAGCCTCGGCCGGCTCCGGCACCGGAACTTGGTCCCGCTCCTAGGTTACTGCCGGCGTAAAGGCGAGCTCCTTCTGGTCTATGATTACATGCCCAATGGAAGCCTTGACAAGTTTCTCTATGACCAACCAAAATTCACCCTCAATTGGCAGCAAAGATTTAAAGTCATCAAGGGTGTGGCGTCTGGGCTGTTTTATCTACACGAGGAATGGGAGCAAGTGGTGATCCACAGAGATGTCAAGGCCAGTAATGTTTTACTAGACGGCGAACTGAACGGAAGATTGGGCGATTTTGGGCTTGCAAGATTACACGATCATGGAACTGGTCCTCAAACCACTCATGTCGTCGGAACTATCGG GTATATCGCGCCGGAGCACACCAGAACCGGCAAGGCCTCGACAAGCACAGACGTGTACGCTTTTGGGGCGTTCTTGCTAGAGGTGGCGAGCGGACGGCGCCCAATAGAGGCTAGCAACATGGGGGGAGGTACGGTGCTGGTTGATTGGGTATTCTGTTTGTGGAGCAAAGGCGAGATTATAAGGGCGATGGATGCCAATTTGGGAGGCAAGTATGTGGTTGAGCAAGCGGAGTTAGTACTGAAGTTGGGGTTGCTGTGCTCGCACGGTGAGCCGGCGATGAGGCCGACGATGCGACAGGTGGTGCAGTACTTAGAGGGAGATGTTGGACTGCCGGAGCTGGCGTCGATCGGCATCACGGCGACTGAACTAACGTTCTCAAACCCAGAAGGATTCAGTGACTTTGCTTTGCCGTATCAGTCTTCCATGGACAAAGGGTTTACAACCTCCTCGTCTGTTGCGGAATCGTTTCTCTCTGGTGGTAGGTGA